The Mesorhizobium koreense genome includes a window with the following:
- a CDS encoding DUF2285 domain-containing protein, producing the protein MTANIPYPQGERDEIGLHIRPSPEGPQLALLNGAQPDKPLAAIIPLDDMAFDRLSSIAQLIHSVGGKHRPDARLSSAQRRRLGHMLRCLDGREEKASHFEVATALFGRRLVSREDWHDSSFRYLTHRLARDGAKMVERGYRQLLRYRRRHS; encoded by the coding sequence CATTCCGTACCCGCAGGGCGAGCGTGATGAAATCGGCCTTCATATCCGTCCATCGCCTGAAGGCCCGCAACTGGCGCTCCTGAACGGTGCGCAGCCTGACAAACCGTTGGCCGCCATCATCCCACTCGATGACATGGCGTTCGATCGGCTCTCATCAATTGCGCAATTGATCCACTCGGTTGGCGGCAAACACCGTCCTGACGCCAGGTTGAGCTCAGCCCAGCGGCGGCGTCTGGGCCATATGTTGCGATGCCTCGACGGCCGGGAAGAGAAGGCCTCGCACTTTGAAGTCGCGACGGCTTTGTTCGGCCGACGACTTGTCAGTCGGGAAGACTGGCATGACTCGTCCTTTCGATACCTGACACATCGCCTCGCGCGCGACGGCGCGAAGATGGTCGAGCGCGGCTACCGCCAGTTGCTCCGCTATAGGCGGCGGCATTCATGA
- a CDS encoding helix-turn-helix transcriptional regulator, translating into MHATTAALPPRYLRTKEAAHFLSLSARTLEKHRTYGTGPAYRKLGGRVVYAIEDLQAWVQRGAMTSTSDPRGSVLPAKRHTARPIAYAGREVR; encoded by the coding sequence ATGCATGCCACCACCGCCGCACTGCCGCCGCGCTACCTGCGCACGAAGGAAGCCGCGCACTTTCTCAGCCTTTCCGCTCGCACGCTCGAGAAGCATCGCACCTACGGGACGGGCCCCGCTTATCGTAAACTCGGAGGCCGCGTCGTCTATGCGATCGAGGATCTTCAAGCCTGGGTCCAGCGTGGCGCGATGACGTCGACCTCCGATCCACGAGGTTCGGTCCTGCCGGCCAAGCGCCATACCGCACGCCCCATCGCCTACGCCGGGCGTGAAGTCCGCTGA
- a CDS encoding replication initiator protein A produces the protein MRAPSERRQLDLFRALPGEFAPRDAQDLMAYPFFSLAKSKRVAPIDFHAGGVVIRVEAVPDHVMATIWDADILIWAASQIVNARDASLRTSRLMAATPYEMLTFIGRGVSQRDYQRLKAALDRLQSTSVVTSIRQAAEGRCHRFSWINEWQERTSPDGRPLGIELILPDWFYRAVMDDALVLTIDRAYFRLTGGLDRWLYRLVRKHGGRQRAGWRFDIRHLHQKSGSLAPFKRFAFEMRDIVRRQPLPGYILFTEVEVSGRVLLAFEPTPPVDRPVLSGTRTIVPSGTALSCYREPEAGLSASSETEIRAPNLDSNSESNLDSDARGRANHGNAKHSGRVP, from the coding sequence ATGCGCGCCCCGTCGGAACGTCGCCAGCTTGACCTGTTCCGTGCGCTACCAGGCGAGTTCGCGCCACGCGATGCGCAGGACCTCATGGCCTATCCTTTCTTTTCGCTCGCCAAATCGAAGCGCGTCGCGCCGATCGATTTTCACGCCGGCGGCGTTGTCATTCGAGTTGAGGCTGTGCCGGATCATGTCATGGCGACCATCTGGGATGCCGACATCCTAATCTGGGCCGCCAGCCAGATCGTTAACGCCAGGGACGCGAGCCTGCGCACGTCGCGGCTGATGGCTGCGACACCCTACGAGATGCTCACCTTTATCGGCCGCGGCGTCTCGCAGCGCGACTATCAACGCCTCAAGGCCGCGCTCGATCGCTTGCAATCGACAAGCGTCGTCACATCCATCCGGCAAGCCGCGGAGGGCCGATGCCATCGCTTCTCATGGATCAATGAATGGCAGGAACGCACCAGCCCTGACGGCCGCCCGCTCGGCATCGAACTGATCCTGCCAGACTGGTTCTATCGCGCCGTCATGGATGACGCGCTCGTCCTCACGATCGACCGTGCTTACTTCAGGCTGACAGGCGGCCTGGATCGCTGGCTTTACCGGCTTGTGCGCAAGCATGGCGGCCGCCAGCGCGCCGGTTGGCGCTTCGACATCCGGCACCTGCACCAGAAGTCTGGCAGCCTCGCACCGTTCAAGCGCTTCGCATTCGAAATGCGCGACATCGTCCGCCGGCAACCGCTGCCCGGATATATCTTGTTCACGGAAGTCGAAGTCAGTGGCCGTGTGTTGCTTGCCTTCGAACCGACGCCGCCTGTTGACAGGCCCGTGCTATCGGGAACCCGAACTATCGTGCCATCGGGAACCGCACTATCGTGCTATCGGGAACCTGAAGCCGGCCTAAGTGCATCATCTGAAACGGAAATTCGTGCTCCTAACTTAGACTCTAACAGTGAATCTAACTTAGATTCAGATGCGCGTGGGCGCGCGAACCATGGTAACGCGAAACACTCGGGGCGCGTGCCATGA
- a CDS encoding DUF2840 domain-containing protein, translating into MSGKMNGRAHGRPLPDDPQPFTTLVELTFQKQKVEHWIRFGHKSYEKILDRRRSVVGFAPNAVFAFVRWAAGEHGTIISRIDIVRAIGRGEPFQTLPFVRPGGDILLRLDTWAKVQKALQAIDAVEALGLDAADVSPDHWRHVHNRLIAGLEPDVYTPERHAAWLRRRRIAP; encoded by the coding sequence ATGAGCGGAAAAATGAACGGTCGCGCGCACGGCCGTCCGCTGCCGGACGACCCTCAGCCCTTCACCACATTGGTCGAACTGACCTTCCAGAAACAGAAGGTCGAACACTGGATACGCTTCGGCCACAAGAGCTACGAAAAGATTCTCGACCGCCGCCGCAGCGTCGTCGGCTTCGCGCCGAACGCGGTCTTCGCCTTCGTCCGCTGGGCGGCCGGCGAGCACGGCACCATCATTTCGCGCATCGACATCGTGCGCGCGATCGGCCGCGGCGAGCCGTTCCAGACATTGCCGTTCGTGCGGCCGGGCGGCGACATCCTGTTGCGGCTCGACACCTGGGCGAAGGTCCAGAAAGCGTTGCAGGCGATCGACGCCGTGGAAGCGCTCGGCCTCGATGCGGCCGACGTGTCGCCCGATCACTGGCGGCACGTCCACAACCGCTTGATCGCCGGCCTTGAGCCGGACGTCTATACACCGGAACGCCATGCGGCGTGGCTGCGCCGCCGCAGGATCGCGCCATGA
- a CDS encoding S26 family signal peptidase yields the protein MTRAGLMLATAFAAFGVGYPGLTPMPVKLIWNASASVPIGFYTIDFAGPFEVTDLVAVDAPEPLATFLAGRGYLPKGVPLLKRVRAVSGQTVCRIGHVITVDGVIAGAALERDRAGRELPVWQGCRRIHTGEIFLMNWQVRDSLDGRYFGLISTDQIIGRAVPLWTDEEGDGRFEWRAPTR from the coding sequence ATGACGCGCGCCGGTCTCATGCTCGCGACAGCGTTCGCCGCGTTCGGCGTCGGCTATCCCGGCCTCACGCCGATGCCGGTCAAGCTGATCTGGAATGCTTCGGCCAGCGTGCCGATCGGCTTCTATACGATCGACTTCGCCGGCCCGTTCGAGGTGACTGATCTTGTCGCCGTGGACGCGCCCGAACCGCTCGCGACCTTTCTTGCCGGGCGCGGCTATCTGCCCAAGGGCGTGCCGCTCCTGAAGCGCGTGCGCGCCGTCTCCGGACAGACCGTTTGCCGGATCGGCCACGTCATCACCGTCGATGGCGTGATTGCCGGCGCAGCGCTGGAGCGCGACCGCGCCGGCCGTGAGCTTCCTGTCTGGCAGGGATGCCGGCGCATCCACACCGGCGAAATCTTCCTGATGAACTGGCAGGTCCGCGACAGCCTGGACGGCCGGTATTTCGGGCTGATCTCCACGGACCAGATCATCGGCCGCGCCGTCCCGTTGTGGACCGACGAGGAAGGCGACGGCCGCTTTGAATGGCGCGCGCCGACGCGGTGA
- a CDS encoding DUF736 domain-containing protein, whose protein sequence is MPQIGQFTAAKKNFVGSIHTLTITQELTIVPAEESDTENAPDYRVHRGDADGPEVGAAWKRTGEKAGDYLSVLLDDPALPQPIRANLFQNSSDKASWSLHWSRPKQRDERD, encoded by the coding sequence ATGCCGCAGATAGGTCAATTCACCGCCGCGAAGAAGAACTTCGTCGGCAGCATTCACACGCTCACAATCACGCAGGAACTCACCATCGTTCCCGCAGAGGAATCCGACACAGAGAACGCGCCGGACTACCGCGTCCATCGCGGCGATGCCGATGGCCCGGAAGTCGGCGCGGCGTGGAAGCGCACCGGCGAAAAGGCCGGCGACTATCTTTCCGTACTGCTCGACGATCCGGCTTTGCCGCAGCCGATCCGCGCCAATCTGTTCCAGAACAGCAGCGATAAGGCATCATGGTCGCTGCACTGGAGCCGCCCGAAACAGCGCGACGAGCGGGACTGA
- a CDS encoding lytic transglycosylase domain-containing protein, whose protein sequence is MRSCVIVALKGFIPLFAEKPSHPFVPLDRRTAGARSAGQGRPSAGAWRGPLTVASTLAGWRRGGERQARRHAVLVLIGTLALCAGPGVSIAQSMPAARSIVADPYAAHIAEASQRFGIPEHWIRAVLRAESAGDVRAISAAGAIGLMQIMLVTWADLRDRYGLGRDPYQPRDNILAGTAYMREMWDRYGNVAVMLAAYNAGPARYDDYRATGRPLPAETRAYVAALVPVLGGVAASGAAARRAAPPPDWRDAPLFVVRPDDSRTTAALPSADMRATVPARTRADAEPQAGSMFVARAGDGRTP, encoded by the coding sequence ATGCGGTCCTGCGTCATCGTCGCGTTGAAAGGCTTCATCCCTTTGTTCGCGGAAAAGCCGTCTCATCCCTTCGTCCCGCTCGACCGCAGGACGGCCGGCGCGCGCAGCGCAGGTCAAGGGCGGCCATCGGCCGGCGCTTGGCGCGGACCCTTGACCGTAGCGAGCACGCTGGCAGGCTGGCGGCGTGGCGGAGAAAGGCAAGCACGGCGTCATGCCGTTCTTGTCCTCATCGGCACACTCGCGCTCTGCGCGGGACCGGGCGTGTCGATCGCGCAATCCATGCCGGCCGCGCGCAGCATCGTCGCCGATCCTTATGCAGCGCACATTGCCGAGGCGTCGCAGCGCTTCGGCATTCCCGAGCACTGGATTCGCGCCGTGCTGCGCGCCGAGAGCGCGGGCGACGTGCGCGCGATCTCGGCGGCCGGCGCGATCGGGCTGATGCAGATCATGCTCGTAACCTGGGCCGACTTGCGCGATCGCTACGGTCTCGGCCGCGATCCGTATCAACCGCGCGACAATATTCTCGCAGGCACCGCGTACATGCGCGAGATGTGGGACCGCTACGGCAATGTCGCCGTGATGCTCGCGGCCTACAATGCCGGTCCCGCGCGCTATGACGATTACCGTGCGACCGGCCGCCCGCTGCCGGCGGAAACGCGCGCCTATGTCGCCGCGCTTGTGCCGGTTCTCGGCGGTGTAGCTGCATCCGGCGCAGCGGCCCGGCGAGCCGCGCCGCCGCCCGACTGGCGCGATGCGCCGTTGTTCGTCGTGCGCCCGGACGACAGCCGAACAACCGCCGCGCTGCCGTCCGCCGACATGCGCGCGACCGTTCCGGCGCGCACTCGCGCCGATGCGGAGCCACAGGCCGGTAGCATGTTTGTCGCGCGCGCGGGCGACGGGAGAACGCCATGA
- a CDS encoding DUF3363 domain-containing protein — translation MGLATEHAPGVWELNERLEPTLRELGERGDIIRTMQKSLAADGLERDPLTFHIHKAVPAAPVTGRVLDKYLANELGDNLTVVVDGIDGRTHHISNIDPRQLEDARIGSIMEIGRAEASARPSDRAIAAIAEDGIYRPSRHLEQAKFEGRVPGGDYEGFVDAHVRRLEALRRAGIAERIDADQWRIPEDFEKRSMAFDAGRGAQVNIRVITTFELESQITADGATWLDRRLVLPDAFDLTPAGFGQQVREAMERRREHHIDHGDAARQQDGRTIYRRNLLATLRGREIARVGEHMATAKALPFHAAADGEVVSGKFTSTVQLSSGKFAIVEKSHEFTLVPWRPVIDRQLGREVMGVVQGGSVSWQLGRQRGLGI, via the coding sequence ATGGGGCTCGCCACCGAACATGCGCCCGGCGTGTGGGAATTGAACGAGCGGCTTGAACCGACCCTGCGCGAGCTTGGCGAACGTGGCGACATCATCCGCACCATGCAAAAGTCGCTCGCCGCCGATGGACTGGAGCGCGATCCGCTGACCTTCCACATCCACAAGGCGGTGCCCGCCGCGCCCGTCACCGGCCGCGTGCTCGATAAATATCTCGCCAACGAGTTGGGCGACAATCTCACCGTCGTTGTGGACGGGATCGACGGCCGGACGCACCACATTTCCAACATCGACCCGAGGCAGTTGGAGGATGCCAGGATCGGCAGCATCATGGAGATCGGTCGGGCCGAGGCGAGCGCCCGGCCATCCGACCGCGCCATTGCCGCGATCGCCGAGGACGGCATCTATCGGCCGAGCCGCCATCTGGAGCAGGCGAAGTTCGAGGGGCGCGTTCCGGGTGGCGACTATGAGGGCTTCGTCGATGCCCATGTGCGGCGGCTGGAGGCATTGCGCCGCGCCGGTATCGCCGAGCGGATCGACGCGGACCAATGGCGCATACCGGAGGATTTTGAGAAACGCAGTATGGCATTTGACGCCGGGCGTGGCGCTCAGGTCAATATCCGCGTCATCACCACCTTCGAGCTGGAAAGCCAGATCACGGCGGACGGCGCGACGTGGCTCGACCGGCGGCTGGTATTGCCCGACGCATTCGATCTCACGCCGGCCGGTTTCGGCCAGCAGGTGCGCGAGGCAATGGAGCGGCGCCGCGAGCATCACATCGACCACGGCGATGCAGCGCGGCAGCAGGACGGCCGCACTATCTACCGGCGCAATCTCCTCGCCACCCTGCGCGGACGAGAGATCGCCCGCGTCGGCGAGCACATGGCGACGGCCAAGGCCCTGCCGTTCCATGCCGCCGCGGACGGCGAGGTCGTTTCTGGTAAGTTCACCAGCACCGTCCAGCTATCCAGCGGCAAGTTCGCCATCGTGGAAAAGAGCCACGAGTTCACCCTTGTCCCGTGGCGGCCGGTCATCGACCGTCAGCTTGGCCGCGAGGTCATGGGCGTCGTGCAGGGAGGATCGGTGTCGTGGCAATTGGGGCGGCAGCGGGGATTGGGCATATAG